Proteins encoded by one window of Scatophagus argus isolate fScaArg1 chromosome 8, fScaArg1.pri, whole genome shotgun sequence:
- the irx7 gene encoding iroquois homeobox 7: MPASQVGFGNFFLERNISMPTGYQIPVLGCPPGVPQQQAQHLAAMATGVPITYSGLQGYNFIPYPHHRPITHMNNGFDLKAASPYHHALLARGGAFYPPYRPGAVEDPGRVAKVATRESTGALKAWLNEHLKNPYPTKGEKIMLAIITKMSLTQVSTWFANARRRLKKENRVSWASKGKSDEEDEEQEGESDDDDDSPLQKCHLDERDEVEPQSERAERDEQVESALDSSAPAQARLEMQPSSEHDDRELALVKKVEKTDSDHAPSALESKENIASQKPKIWSLAETATSQTVKKPLDSIYHPSGKVWAEWASRNGLFVPSCYTTHEIV, encoded by the exons ATGCCCGCATCACAGGTTGGATTTGGCAACTTCTTCTTGGAGAGGAACATCAGCATGCCGACTGGATATCAGATTCCGGTGCTGGGATGCCCGCCGGGAGTCCCGCAGCAGCAGGCTCAGCATCTGGCAGCGATGGCTACTGGGGTTCCCATAACATACTCAGGACTACAAGGATACAACTTTATCCCCTACCCACACCACAGGCCGATCACACACATG aACAACGGTTTCGACTTGAAGGCCGCTTCCCCCTACCATCACGCGCTGCTGGCTCGCGGGGGGGCTTTCTACCCGCCGTACCGCCCGGGAGCAGTCGAGGATCCCGGCAGGGTCGCCAAGGTGGCCACCAGAGAGAGCACCGGGGCGCTGAAGGCCTGGCTGAACGAGCACCTGAAGAACCCATATCCGACCAAGGGCGAGAAAATCATGCTCGCCATCATCACGAAAATGAGCCTCACGCAGGTCTCCACCTGGTTCGCCAACGCCAGGAGACGCCTGAAGAAGGAGAACAGGGTCAGCTGGGCGTCCAAGGGGAAATccgatgaggaggatgaggagcaggagggagagagcgacgacgacgacgacagTCCTCTGCAGAAATGCCACTTGGATGAGCGGGATGAGGTAGAGCCTCAAAGCGAGCGCGCAGAGAGGGATGAGCAGGTGGAGAGCGCGTTGGACAGCTCGGCTCCTGCGCAGGCGCGTCTGGAGATGCAGCCAAGCAGCGAGCACGACGACAGAGAACTTGCACTTGTGAAGAAAGTCGAAAAGACTGACTCTGATCATGCGCCGTCCGCTTTggaaagtaaagaaaacattgcCAGCCAGAAACCCAAAATCTGGTCTTTGGCAGAGACCGCCACCTCACAGACCGTCAAGAAACCTTTGGACAGCATTTACCACCCGAGCGGAAAAGTGTGGGCCGAGTGGGCCTCGAGAAACGGACTGTTCGTCCCGTCATGCTACACCACTCATGAAATTGTCTAA